A single Vigna radiata var. radiata cultivar VC1973A chromosome 8, Vradiata_ver6, whole genome shotgun sequence DNA region contains:
- the LOC106770869 gene encoding uncharacterized protein LOC106770869, with amino-acid sequence MGLYEHSDVMQWGINLFSSDPAYSPGYYCDIIQPNTGDVYNNGHYFHSHYATQRNQIENDEIIARALQEQFSRVDIDDCSRYSQTNEEQFHASEPAYDWRNTSMMYCSGGHDYTYDGIGDIKPSSSLCCRPCEAEESSLELTDNYPLDDEIGRKLSQMVPIPHVPKINGEIPSIDEATSDHQRLLDRLQLYDFVEHTVQGDGNCQFRALSDQLFNTPDHHNNVRQEVVNQLRSHPEIYEGYVPMEYGEYLEKMSKSGEWGDHVTLQAAADSYGVRIFVVTSFKDTCCIEILPNFENPRGVIFLSFWAEVHYNSINPQGDAFKKSNPIDPDIPSSESKKKKRWWNFGTKH; translated from the exons ATGGGGCTGTATGAGCATTCAGATGTTATGCAGTGGGGTATTAATCTTTTTAGCTCTGACCCTGCATATAGTCCTGGATACTATTGTGACATAATTCAACCTAATACTGGTGATGTCTATAATAATGGGCACTACTTCCATAGCCACTATGCTACTCAACGTAACCAAATAGAGAATGACGAGATCATTGCACGAGCTCTTCAAGAACAATTTTCACGAGTAGACATTGATGATTGTTCAAGATATTCACAGACAAATGAAGAACAGTTCCATGCTTCTGAGCCAGCATATGATTGGCGTAACACATCGATGATGTATTGTTCTGGAG gTCATGATTATACCTACGATGGAATTGGGGACATAAAACCTTCTAGTTCATTATGTTGTAGGCCTTGTGAAGCAGAGGAAAGTTCATTGGAGCTAACTGACAATTATCCACTTGACGATGAAATAGGGAGGAAATTGAGTCAGATGGTTCCAATTCCT CATGTTCCAAAAATTAATGGAGAAATTCCTTCAATTGATGAAGCAACTTCAGATCATCAAAGGCTTCTGGATAG ATTGCAGTTATATGACTTTGTGGAGCATACGGTGCAAGGTGATGGTAATTGTCAG TTCCGTGCATTATCTGATCAGTTGTTTAACACACCTGATCACCACAACAATGTGAGACAAGAAGTTGTGAACCAG CTAAGGTCTCATCCAGAGATTTATGAGGGATATGTTCCCATGGAATATGGCGAATATTTGGAGAAAATGTCTAA GAGTGGTGAATGGGGGGATCATGTCACTCTGCAAGCAGCCGCAGATTCG TATGGTGTTAGAATATTTGTGGTGACTTCATTCAAGGACACTTGTTGCATAGAGATTCTTCCTAATTTTGAGAATCCAAGAGGAG tgatttttcttagtttttgggCTGAGGTGCATTACAACTCCATCAATCCTCAAGGAg ATGCTTTCAAGAAAAGCAATCCTATTGACCCAGATATACCTTCAAGTGAatcaaaaaagaagaaaagatggtGGAACTTTGGGACCAAACATTAA